In Methanosarcina barkeri MS, a single window of DNA contains:
- a CDS encoding energy-coupling factor ABC transporter ATP-binding protein — MIILETRGLKYRYPDGTVAIQDLNIEIKKGKKVAFVGQNGSGKSTLFLLLNGTLKPAEGEVLFHGTPFKYDSKSLREIRKSIGIVFQNSDDQIFAPTVYQDVAFGPANLGYSKERVDTCVQQALEQVGLSRLKDKPPHHLSGGQKKRVAIAGIMAMEPEVIILDEPLSNLDPVGADEIMDLLNEFNQFGSTIIISTHDVDLAYRWSDYVFLLSNSKIIGQGTPAEVFKDSDLLKKTGLRQPTTLEIYHEIERRGLASGGNSPKTIPELVNTLKPIDLIWVDVPPGVKEGDSLNLGIMYGQYATQSPYEAVNATVLHIHPDGRAIVELKRKGIKAGGVLIYDTDNYSLPEVKQILKEGEIIFVGAMGKKSKILAEQDGIRLDISSGVIDKTILAALCGKRCLILTAGGMVDHALKRIKEYVETSGIEFTIGVVNRKEDHQWIGETGDSPETLKV, encoded by the coding sequence ATGATCATTCTTGAGACCAGGGGCCTTAAATATAGATACCCTGACGGAACTGTAGCTATTCAGGACCTGAATATCGAAATCAAAAAAGGAAAAAAGGTAGCCTTTGTAGGTCAAAACGGCTCCGGAAAGTCCACGCTTTTTCTTTTACTTAACGGGACCTTAAAACCAGCTGAAGGTGAGGTCCTTTTCCATGGAACTCCTTTTAAATACGATTCAAAATCCCTCAGGGAAATCCGAAAATCCATAGGAATTGTTTTTCAGAATTCCGATGACCAGATCTTTGCCCCTACAGTGTACCAGGATGTAGCTTTCGGGCCGGCAAATCTGGGTTATTCAAAAGAAAGGGTTGATACCTGTGTACAGCAAGCCCTTGAACAGGTGGGACTCTCTCGTCTAAAAGATAAGCCACCCCATCACCTAAGTGGAGGACAGAAAAAACGAGTTGCAATTGCCGGGATTATGGCAATGGAGCCTGAAGTGATTATCCTTGACGAACCGCTCTCGAATCTTGACCCTGTAGGAGCGGATGAAATCATGGATTTGCTTAACGAATTTAACCAGTTTGGGAGCACTATTATTATCTCTACTCATGATGTGGATTTAGCATACCGCTGGTCTGATTACGTGTTCCTGCTGTCAAACAGCAAAATTATAGGACAGGGTACTCCGGCAGAAGTTTTCAAAGACTCTGACCTCCTTAAAAAAACTGGGCTCAGGCAGCCCACTACCCTTGAGATCTATCATGAAATCGAAAGAAGAGGGCTTGCATCGGGAGGAAATTCCCCAAAAACCATCCCTGAACTTGTCAATACCCTAAAACCTATTGACCTGATATGGGTTGATGTCCCTCCGGGAGTCAAAGAAGGAGATAGCCTGAACTTAGGGATCATGTACGGACAGTATGCAACTCAGTCTCCTTACGAGGCTGTTAATGCTACTGTGTTGCATATCCATCCAGATGGAAGGGCTATTGTTGAGTTAAAGCGTAAAGGGATCAAAGCTGGTGGAGTCCTGATTTATGATACTGATAACTATTCCCTTCCAGAAGTAAAACAAATCCTTAAGGAAGGAGAAATCATCTTTGTCGGGGCAATGGGTAAAAAAAGTAAAATCCTTGCTGAGCAGGACGGAATCAGGTTGGATATTTCCTCTGGTGTTATAGACAAAACTATCCTGGCGGCACTTTGCGGAAAACGTTGCCTTATCCTTACGGCTGGCGGGATGGTTGACCACGCCCTTAAGAGAATAAAGGAGTATGTGGAGACAAGCGGGATAGAGTTTACTATTGGAGTGGTTAACAGGAAAGAAGATCATCAGTGGATCGGAGAAACTGGGGACAGCCCTGAAACGCTTAAGGTGTGA
- a CDS encoding energy-coupling factor ABC transporter substrate-binding protein: MSRKLELIVLAILLIFVAQFIYVSSTTDAEYGGADDKPEGVIEEITGGTYKPIAEPIWEPPSGEIESLLFALQAAIGASIIGYFLGYYRAKSNYEKKLGFKTESKTEKQSL; this comes from the coding sequence ATGAGTAGAAAATTAGAACTTATAGTACTTGCCATCCTCCTGATTTTCGTAGCTCAGTTTATTTATGTCTCTTCGACCACAGATGCCGAATATGGTGGAGCTGACGACAAACCTGAAGGTGTTATTGAGGAAATTACCGGTGGGACTTACAAACCTATTGCAGAACCTATATGGGAACCTCCAAGTGGTGAAATTGAAAGTCTTTTATTTGCTTTACAGGCAGCTATCGGTGCATCGATCATTGGATATTTCCTTGGATATTACAGGGCCAAAAGCAACTATGAAAAAAAACTCGGGTTCAAAACCGAAAGTAAAACTGAAAAACAATCGCTATAA
- a CDS encoding COG1470 family protein encodes MRKSTALKAASQFFSLLLCLILLPAAFAQPEELNGTATYENGTYESNIVSGLEEIYGNYTVHDINPSYYSVYLMPGENETFNVSFRNEGNENLDIAPKVVAPSDDYYYDVVNESWITILPENVTVSPGVEQNFTIEVSVPEDTETGDYEAQIAFTNDTYPEEYDTPVYIQESAEGSDDSLSAEGYSDPMYVNAMYLCVSVPVRPKLELQTSYISDTIEPGKEYVYAVKIKNVAGKDVTIDPKVTKYEVYDYSFEELAFSDDTIEISAPSTIKAGEIANMTIRVPVPENASGSYDAYIEMNADGKENDGSVPQISLSFTVDKQPTTPYVRTFNTTTTDPIMLEVSAETSGQDDSVRISPEIEKPSFEINLKCNSSPVNLTLVKTSESGAVYSQGYIFPVWATEDSSSYQSDSREYTETYRAVGAIGTWELTILPKNTNSFDYSITVGESK; translated from the coding sequence ATGAGGAAAAGTACAGCATTGAAGGCAGCATCTCAGTTTTTTAGTTTATTGCTTTGCCTGATATTATTACCGGCTGCGTTTGCTCAGCCAGAAGAGCTTAATGGAACAGCTACCTACGAAAATGGAACTTACGAAAGTAATATAGTTTCTGGATTGGAAGAAATTTACGGAAATTACACCGTACACGATATAAATCCATCCTACTATTCGGTATATCTCATGCCGGGAGAGAATGAAACCTTCAACGTCAGTTTCAGGAACGAAGGGAACGAAAACCTCGATATAGCCCCGAAAGTTGTAGCTCCATCTGACGATTATTATTATGATGTTGTAAACGAAAGCTGGATTACGATTTTACCTGAAAATGTAACGGTAAGTCCTGGAGTCGAGCAGAACTTTACCATTGAGGTAAGTGTTCCCGAGGATACTGAAACTGGAGATTATGAGGCCCAGATAGCCTTCACAAATGATACTTATCCAGAAGAATACGATACTCCTGTATATATTCAGGAATCCGCTGAAGGATCTGATGATTCTCTATCTGCTGAAGGATATAGTGATCCTATGTATGTCAATGCAATGTACCTTTGTGTCTCAGTGCCTGTCCGTCCAAAGCTTGAGCTTCAGACAAGCTATATTTCTGACACTATTGAGCCTGGAAAGGAATATGTATACGCTGTAAAAATTAAAAACGTTGCAGGGAAAGATGTTACTATTGATCCGAAGGTAACGAAATACGAAGTATATGACTATTCATTTGAAGAACTGGCTTTTAGTGATGATACAATAGAGATCTCTGCACCTTCAACCATAAAAGCCGGTGAAATCGCTAATATGACCATCAGGGTTCCAGTCCCGGAGAATGCAAGCGGAAGTTATGATGCCTATATCGAAATGAACGCTGATGGGAAAGAGAATGATGGGTCCGTCCCGCAAATAAGTCTGAGCTTTACGGTTGATAAACAGCCTACAACCCCTTACGTAAGAACCTTTAATACCACAACTACCGACCCGATAATGCTTGAAGTTTCTGCTGAAACTTCTGGCCAGGATGACTCTGTGCGTATTTCTCCTGAAATAGAAAAGCCAAGTTTTGAAATAAACCTGAAATGCAATTCTAGCCCTGTTAATCTAACCCTTGTGAAAACCTCTGAGAGTGGTGCCGTATACTCTCAAGGATATATCTTCCCAGTGTGGGCGACGGAAGATAGTTCAAGCTATCAGAGTGACAGCAGGGAATATACCGAAACATATAGAGCAGTTGGAGCAATTGGAACCTGGGAACTTACAATTCTCCCGAAAAACACAAACAGTTTCGACTACTCAATAACTGTCGGGGAATCCAAATAA
- a CDS encoding MM0924 family protein has protein sequence MYQCFIVEHYLNKAVDVYCGGPDVFKGTIEACADNVLTLKNDGKYTHVAIDKIIAMWPQ, from the coding sequence ATGTATCAATGCTTTATAGTAGAACATTACCTTAACAAGGCTGTAGACGTTTACTGCGGTGGGCCAGATGTTTTCAAGGGAACCATAGAAGCCTGTGCCGATAATGTCCTCACTCTCAAAAACGACGGAAAGTATACCCATGTAGCTATAGATAAAATAATCGCCATGTGGCCTCAGTAA
- a CDS encoding DsrE family protein codes for MAKVEKVLLLLKNMVYESTSPKETLKFAKYYRNKGLDVLVILWGPMGVLLAKKDKNRGSPKYDSTVQECIDMGVEFKCCQLASDMIGLKKEELIPGIEFICSKEVAELFLIYTDENQLIITL; via the coding sequence ATGGCAAAAGTCGAAAAGGTATTACTACTGCTTAAAAATATGGTGTACGAAAGCACCAGCCCTAAGGAAACTCTCAAGTTTGCGAAATACTATAGGAATAAGGGGCTCGACGTGCTGGTTATTCTGTGGGGACCTATGGGAGTGTTGCTTGCAAAAAAAGATAAAAACCGAGGATCACCAAAATATGATTCTACTGTTCAGGAATGCATCGACATGGGAGTAGAGTTTAAATGCTGCCAGCTTGCCTCTGATATGATTGGGCTTAAGAAAGAAGAATTAATCCCTGGAATCGAATTTATCTGTTCAAAAGAGGTGGCTGAACTCTTTTTAATATACACAGACGAAAACCAGCTAATTATTACCTTATAA
- a CDS encoding IS1/IS1595 family N-terminal zinc-binding domain-containing protein, whose amino-acid sequence MSVENQNETVCPNPECKYYLRIEGKAIIKRGKYKTGHQRYYCKHCGKFFMDTKGTAVYRKHLSADEIRLIYRLFLEKNGIRSIERITGHHRDTISHLIKDTVKNQKTEEYLVKQIGLTAGECEKLWGLLEKKRETSRKKS is encoded by the coding sequence ATGTCAGTTGAAAACCAAAATGAGACTGTTTGCCCAAATCCTGAATGCAAATATTATCTCAGGATAGAAGGGAAAGCTATTATAAAGCGAGGAAAGTATAAAACCGGACACCAGCGATACTATTGTAAACATTGCGGAAAATTTTTTATGGATACAAAAGGCACCGCTGTTTACCGCAAGCATCTATCCGCAGATGAGATAAGACTGATATATCGGTTATTCCTTGAAAAAAACGGAATACGAAGTATTGAGCGAATAACAGGACATCATAGGGATACAATAAGCCATTTGATAAAAGACACGGTAAAGAACCAGAAAACGGAAGAATACCTTGTCAAGCAAATCGGGCTTACAGCCGGTGAATGTGAAAAATTATGGGGACTTCTGGAAAAAAAGAGAGAAACTTCCCGAAAGAAATCCTGA
- a CDS encoding cation diffusion facilitator family transporter, with amino-acid sequence MSEKNSNSYPNGKGSGSKQLHENTRKKGFFNFLSSFHVHSHDHSHNHSHTHSHKHSHTHGTVDPSILATSKGLWAVKWSFIGLMVTALLQIFIVYMSGSVALLADTIHNFGDASTAIPLAIAFSLARRKPSKRFSYGYGRVEDLAGVIIVFLILFSAIVAGYESVTRFFSPQPIEHLQAVVVAGIIGCVGNELVAQFRMKVGKEIGSAALIADGYHARVDGFTSLAVLIGAAGIWLGYPMIDPLIGMLITVTILKIVFDTSKLVFTRLLDGVEPEVIDNVKIIAESVEGVCEVTDLRVRWIGHQLHAEINASVEPSLSVEEGHEIANAIREKLLENFFYLSGTTIHVDPLTASGESCHCGHKNLEKIRGKQKNILVAYSQ; translated from the coding sequence ATGTCTGAAAAAAATTCTAATTCTTATCCCAATGGAAAGGGAAGCGGTTCCAAACAGCTCCATGAGAATACCCGTAAAAAAGGATTTTTCAATTTTCTCTCCAGTTTTCACGTTCATTCTCATGACCACTCCCACAATCATTCCCATACACACTCTCACAAGCACAGCCATACTCATGGAACTGTTGATCCTTCCATACTTGCTACTAGCAAAGGGCTCTGGGCTGTCAAATGGTCGTTTATCGGGCTGATGGTTACAGCTCTTCTGCAGATTTTCATCGTTTATATGTCAGGTAGTGTTGCCCTTCTTGCCGACACCATCCACAACTTCGGGGATGCATCTACTGCAATTCCTCTTGCAATAGCTTTTTCCCTGGCCAGAAGAAAACCAAGCAAACGCTTCTCCTACGGATATGGTAGAGTAGAAGATCTTGCAGGCGTGATCATCGTTTTCCTTATCCTTTTCAGTGCAATTGTAGCAGGATATGAATCTGTAACTCGTTTCTTTAGCCCGCAACCGATAGAGCATTTGCAGGCTGTGGTTGTTGCAGGGATTATAGGCTGCGTTGGAAACGAGTTAGTAGCCCAGTTTCGGATGAAAGTCGGAAAAGAAATAGGGAGTGCAGCTCTTATTGCTGACGGCTACCATGCTCGGGTAGATGGCTTTACCAGCCTTGCAGTCCTTATCGGAGCTGCAGGAATTTGGCTAGGATACCCGATGATTGATCCTCTCATTGGTATGCTAATCACAGTAACAATCCTGAAAATAGTCTTTGACACAAGTAAACTCGTGTTTACTCGCCTTCTTGACGGCGTTGAACCTGAAGTCATTGATAACGTAAAAATTATTGCTGAGAGCGTTGAAGGTGTTTGTGAAGTTACGGATCTTAGAGTCCGCTGGATCGGACATCAGCTCCATGCGGAGATTAATGCTTCCGTTGAGCCTTCCCTTTCGGTTGAAGAGGGACATGAAATTGCTAACGCGATAAGAGAAAAGCTTCTGGAGAACTTTTTCTATCTATCTGGAACAACCATCCATGTAGATCCACTTACAGCCTCAGGGGAAAGCTGTCATTGCGGACATAAAAATTTGGAAAAGATACGTGGGAAACAAAAGAATATTTTAGTTGCTTATTCCCAATAA
- the cbiQ gene encoding cobalt ECF transporter T component CbiQ translates to MTNILDDYALMSPLRHRNNWLKLAIVLFGLIAGVSATSPIPPIFMALCMSFATVALGKAPLKTYFKLLLAPLGFAIAGILIIAFFSGSGPELLSFKFLGYPLSVRTDGFELAMLVLARSISGMCCLYFLALTTPMIELFAVLKAARLPESLIELSMLIYRYIFVFLDMALCIRYAQTVRLGYSNFRRSINSIGMLASTLFIRSWEQGDKLFLAMNSRCYDGKMTLFEVKRPVKATELLLTSAYFILTLALFYFTKNISIV, encoded by the coding sequence ATGACCAATATCCTTGACGATTATGCCCTAATGAGCCCCCTCAGGCATCGAAACAACTGGTTGAAATTGGCGATAGTATTATTCGGCTTAATTGCAGGAGTTTCAGCCACGTCCCCAATTCCTCCTATTTTTATGGCATTATGCATGAGCTTTGCAACAGTGGCTCTTGGCAAGGCCCCTCTTAAAACATATTTTAAGCTCTTGCTGGCTCCTTTGGGCTTTGCTATTGCAGGTATTCTTATTATTGCCTTCTTTTCCGGATCGGGACCTGAATTGTTGTCATTCAAATTCCTCGGCTATCCTCTCTCTGTAAGAACAGATGGATTTGAGCTTGCCATGCTGGTACTTGCAAGATCAATAAGTGGGATGTGCTGTCTTTATTTCCTCGCACTGACAACCCCCATGATCGAACTTTTTGCCGTACTCAAAGCTGCCAGGCTTCCGGAATCTCTTATCGAACTTTCAATGCTTATCTACAGGTACATTTTTGTTTTCCTGGACATGGCTCTTTGCATAAGGTATGCCCAGACTGTAAGACTCGGGTACTCAAACTTCAGGCGTTCTATAAATTCTATTGGAATGCTTGCAAGCACCCTTTTCATCCGTTCCTGGGAGCAGGGAGACAAACTCTTTCTGGCAATGAATTCCAGGTGCTATGACGGAAAAATGACTCTTTTTGAGGTTAAGAGGCCTGTAAAGGCGACAGAATTACTTTTAACTTCTGCCTACTTTATTTTAACTCTTGCACTGTTTTATTTTACAAAAAACATATCCATTGTTTGA
- a CDS encoding cobyrinate a,c-diamide synthase: MTKGILIAGTHSGVGKTTISVGIMAALKQRQLKVQPYKVGPDYIDTSHHTAICGLPSRNLDTYIMGIDGVRQTVARTSADADIMVVEGVMGLFDGVDSTEIASSAQVAKILDLPVILVIDVNGMSRSTAALLKGYSEFDPEVKVSGVILNQVGSPRHAELVKNSLSDEIPVVGEIPRRKDIEVPSRHLGLYMAHENDYNIEEMASFIEENVDLDAILELAEPCLIPEISYMKKPETDVRIGIAMDPAFCFYYQDMFDAFKYHGAEVEFFSPMAGEMPDIDGVYLGGGYPELYAESLENSKTTRKLKDLAADGLPIYAECGGLLYLCRTYEVDGRVYKMADVVPGNTLMTHQLNALDYTEAHPLDRNFCSHNIKGHEFHFSITECDRDARFEYKMLRGKGIQDGFDGLIEHNTLAGYMHSHPATFPAGKFVQKCREYKRR, encoded by the coding sequence ATGACTAAAGGAATACTTATCGCAGGAACGCATAGTGGAGTTGGAAAAACTACAATTTCAGTGGGCATCATGGCTGCCCTTAAGCAAAGGCAGTTAAAAGTCCAGCCTTATAAAGTAGGGCCTGACTACATTGATACTTCCCATCATACTGCAATCTGCGGGCTCCCGTCAAGGAATCTGGACACATACATAATGGGTATAGATGGGGTCAGGCAGACTGTAGCCAGAACATCTGCAGATGCGGATATCATGGTAGTAGAAGGTGTAATGGGACTTTTTGATGGAGTCGATTCTACGGAAATTGCAAGCTCAGCACAGGTTGCAAAAATTCTGGACTTACCAGTGATTCTGGTAATAGATGTTAATGGCATGTCCAGAAGTACGGCTGCTCTCCTTAAAGGGTACTCGGAGTTCGATCCTGAAGTAAAGGTTTCAGGCGTAATTCTGAATCAGGTTGGAAGTCCACGCCACGCGGAACTTGTAAAAAATTCACTTTCGGATGAAATCCCTGTTGTAGGCGAGATTCCACGAAGGAAAGATATCGAAGTTCCTTCCAGGCATCTTGGTCTGTATATGGCTCACGAAAATGATTACAATATAGAAGAGATGGCATCATTTATTGAGGAGAATGTTGACCTTGACGCAATTCTTGAACTTGCCGAACCCTGTTTAATTCCGGAGATTTCTTACATGAAGAAGCCGGAGACAGATGTCAGGATAGGAATCGCCATGGACCCTGCATTCTGTTTTTATTACCAGGATATGTTCGATGCCTTCAAGTACCATGGAGCTGAAGTTGAATTCTTTAGCCCGATGGCAGGAGAAATGCCGGACATAGATGGAGTATATCTTGGAGGCGGATATCCTGAACTCTATGCAGAATCCCTTGAAAACTCAAAGACTACACGCAAGCTTAAAGACCTTGCAGCTGATGGCCTGCCTATATATGCAGAATGCGGCGGTCTACTCTACCTCTGCAGAACCTATGAAGTAGATGGCAGAGTCTATAAAATGGCAGATGTCGTGCCTGGAAATACACTCATGACGCACCAGCTTAACGCTCTGGACTATACCGAAGCGCACCCTCTAGACAGAAATTTTTGTTCTCATAACATAAAAGGTCATGAGTTCCATTTTTCTATTACGGAATGTGACCGTGATGCAAGATTTGAATACAAAATGCTTCGAGGAAAAGGTATACAGGACGGTTTTGACGGGCTTATTGAGCACAATACTCTCGCAGGGTATATGCACTCTCATCCTGCAACTTTCCCGGCAGGAAAATTCGTACAGAAGTGCAGAGAGTATAAAAGAAGATAA
- a CDS encoding energy-coupling factor ABC transporter permease: MHIMEGYLPAIWCIVWFVVSIPVVAYGVYKLNKLVKEERGILPVLAVAGAFIFVLSSLKMPSVTGSCSHPTGTGIGAIIFGPAITAVLSTIVLIYQALFLAHGGLTTLGANVFSMGIVGPIVSYLIYKAGMKGKLNFYLVVFLAATLGDWATYIVTSTELALAFPAGNILTFGGFFSSFSKFVAIFAITQIPLAIVEGAVSALLFKYIIQAKSDLLVEMKVIGEPLVRKLRGLSA; encoded by the coding sequence ATGCACATAATGGAAGGGTATTTACCAGCTATTTGGTGTATAGTATGGTTTGTAGTATCAATACCAGTTGTAGCATATGGTGTTTACAAACTGAATAAGCTAGTGAAAGAAGAACGCGGAATTTTACCTGTACTTGCTGTTGCAGGTGCATTTATTTTCGTCCTTTCATCACTCAAAATGCCTTCAGTTACCGGAAGCTGTTCTCACCCAACAGGAACTGGTATAGGTGCAATCATATTTGGGCCTGCTATTACTGCAGTTCTCTCGACAATTGTACTTATCTATCAGGCTCTTTTCCTGGCACATGGTGGCCTGACCACCCTTGGAGCAAATGTCTTCTCCATGGGCATCGTGGGTCCGATAGTGTCATACCTGATCTATAAGGCTGGGATGAAGGGCAAACTCAATTTCTATCTAGTTGTCTTTTTGGCTGCAACCCTTGGAGACTGGGCTACTTACATTGTGACTTCTACAGAACTTGCTCTGGCGTTTCCTGCAGGGAATATACTTACCTTTGGAGGGTTCTTCAGTTCATTCAGCAAATTTGTGGCAATTTTTGCAATTACTCAGATACCGTTGGCGATTGTAGAAGGCGCTGTCAGTGCACTGCTTTTCAAGTATATCATACAAGCTAAAAGTGATTTATTAGTTGAAATGAAAGTTATTGGAGAACCACTTGTAAGAAAACTTAGGGGGCTCTCTGCATGA